A window of Oncorhynchus nerka isolate Pitt River linkage group LG4, Oner_Uvic_2.0, whole genome shotgun sequence contains these coding sequences:
- the LOC115128339 gene encoding protein shisa-7-like, with protein MRPRTYRRMFSNSLIFSLVSGLVLSAVTITTERRSSNGGTTLFLLTGFGNKPMPPPPGGAKVAPKVAEMEDAHEGEPKEPETLPKPLPQIKLPQNMTAADALKPPLGAAQVAPPPRRLVDVDVCRAYYDVMGQLDSTFNCSKGTYIYCCGTCHYRYCCDHQRSRLDQESCNNYNSPGWLDTPQTNPPLSGNRGDPDSEQLQQQSNSTAYVIGGVISVTLVVAVGIKVAFHKMSRRPRNRDINMPRALVDILRSQASPGQQGERNDSSVLTNATVGDGLGRPPKSLYTPVLQSKDNRIGNLHHNFIQVSGSSPKRSAAKERVPRMNNAQLASTGTLLTGKHSSSGLHPQPPFSHSFHNLAQLPPSYEAAMKPEISRYSSLKRLEKDLEDYSGYYSSKRRPNNAPLSFHSSQHHLHWGGDYTLGARGTLPLHSSRTHIHVPTSTPNPYPLPAQSSGYQAAFDKAPRRVMSQDQLLALGEGNTLSRLSKNQQHQYYKAMTTSKSSTSQTLRKSHERLLVSPDRLEERMVGMGMPGVGGMVGMSGMGEYGGMGVPTMGCLSHKAQSQQNICVTPSLDRHHMIKMNSHPTSGHDLEMSVAGHPVGSWEDPHGHGPGAGVGQGSGAGTIGGHNVRRMAFAAKRQNTIEQLQYIPGGGGGGQTLRTASKNEVTV; from the exons ATGAGGCCAAGAACCTACAGAAGGATGTTCAGCAACTCCCTCATATTTTCCCTTGTGTCCGGCCTCGTCCTTTCCGCCGTCACCATCACCACAGAGCGCCGCTCATCCAACGGCGGCACCACCCTGTTCCTCCTCACCGGCTTTGGGAACAAACCGATGCCGCCGCCCCCGGGGGGGGCGAAGGTGGCGCCTAAAGTGGCTGAGATGGAGGACGCTCATGAAGGCGAGCCGAAAGAACCCGAAACGCTCCCCAAGCCCCTCCCCCAGATCAAGCTCCCTCAGAACATGACGGCAGCGGACGCCCTCAAGCCCCCTCTGGGTGCTGCCCAGGTGGCTCCGCCCCCCCGGCGCCTGGTGGATGTGGACGTGTGTCGGGCCTACTACGACGTCATGGGCCAGTTAGACAGCACTTTCAACTGCTCCAAGGGCACCTACATCTACTGCTGCGGCACCTGCCACTACCGCTACTGTTGTGATCACCAGCGTAGCCGCTTGGACCAGGAGTCGTGCAACAACTACAACTCGCCCGGTTGGCTCGACACACCGCAGACGAACCCCCCGCTGTCGGGGAACCGGGGTGACCCAGACTCggagcagctgcagcagcagagCAACAGCACGGCGTACGTGATCGGAGGGGTGATCTCCGTCACCCTGGTGGTGGCCGTGGGCATCAAGGTGGCCTTCCACAAGATGTCCCGACGACCCCGGAACAGAGACATCAACATGCCCAG aGCCCTGGTGGACATCCTACGCAGCCAGGCCAGCCCAGGCCAACAGGGGGAGAGGAACGACAGCAGCGTCCTGACCAACGCCACCGTAGGAGACGGCCTCGGTCGTCCCCCCAAGAGCCTCTACACCCCGGTGCTCCAGAGCAAAGACAACCGCA TTGGCAACTTGCACCACAATTTTATCCAGGTGTCTGGTTCCAGTCCCAAACGCTCGGCTGCTAAGG agCGCGTGCCCCGCATGAACAACGCCCAGCTGGCCTCCACGGGGACCCTCCTCACCGGCAAACACAGCAGCTCCGGCCTGCACCCGCAACCCCCTTTCTCGCACTCCTTCCACAACCTGGCCCAGCTTCCCCCCTCCTACGAGGCGGCCATGAAACCTGAGATCAGCCGCTACAGCTCCCTGAAGAGGCTCG agaaaGATTTGGAGGACTACTCTGGCTACTACTCATCGAAGCGACGACCTAACAACGCCCCTCTGTCGTTCCACTCCTCCCAGCACCACCTCCACTGGGGCGGTGACTACACTCTCGGAGCCAGGGGtaccctccccctccactcctcccggACACATATCCACGTGCCCACATCCACCCCCAACCCCTACCCTCTGCCAGCCCAGTCGTCGGGGTACCAGGCTGCCTTCGACAAGGCCCCGCGGAGGGTCATGTCCCAGGACCAGCTCCTAGCGCTTGGCGAGGGCAACACCCTCTCCAGACTCTCCAAGAACCAGCAGCACCAGTACTACAAGGCCATGACCACCAGCAAGAGCTCCACCTCACAGACGCTTCGCAAGTCCCACGAGAGACTCCTAGTCTCGCCCGACCGTCTGGAGGAGAGGATGGTGGGCATGGGCATGCCAGGGGTAGGCGGTATGGTGGGTATGAGTGGGATGGGGGAATATGGGGGGATGGGGGTCCCGACAATGGGATGCCTCAGCCACAAGGCCCAATCACAGCAGAACATCTGCGTCACACCCTCGCTGGACCGCCATCACATGATCAAGATGAACTCCCACCCCACATCGGGCCACGATCTGGAGATGAGTGTGGCGGGCCACCCGGTAGGAAGCTGGGAGGACCCTCATGGGCACGGACCAGGGGCCGGGGTAGGGCAAGGGAGCGGGGCGGGGACCATCGGGGGCCACAACGTGCGGAGGATGGCATTCGCCGCCAAGAGGCAGAACACCATCGAACAGCTCCAATATATCCCCGGTGGCGGAGGAGGGGGCCAGACATTGAGGACGGCTAGTAAGAACGAGGTGACCGTGTGA